A single window of Methylomarinum sp. Ch1-1 DNA harbors:
- the thiC gene encoding phosphomethylpyrimidine synthase ThiC — MSAVRNEIAADGGSSVRIDSYPASEKIYVQGSRPDIRVPMRKITLSDTPAHFGAEENPPLYVYDTSGVYTDPNVAINLHQGLGPVRDQWIAERNDTEELAGPTSKFGRERLEDPDTAHFRFDHIHKPRRAVAGANVSQMHYARKGIITPEMEYIAIRENQNMEEMREHLKGRHPGQAFGASIPDVITPEFVRDEVARGRAIIPANINHPELEPMIIGRNFLVKINGNLGNSAVTSSIEEEVEKMLWGIRWGADTIMDLSTGKNIHETREWILRNSPVPIGTVPIYQALEKVDGKAEELTWEIYRDTLIEQAEQGVDYFTIHAGVRLQHVPLTAKRMTGIVSRGGSIMAKWCLAHHTESFLYTHFEEICEIMKAYDVSFSLGDGLRPGSIYDANDEAQFGELETLGELTKIAWKHDVQTMIEGPGHVPLHMVKINMDKQLEDCHEAPFYTLGPLTTDIAPGYDHITSAIGAANIGWYGCAMLCYVTQKEHLGLPNKQDVREGIVTYKVAAHAADLAKGHPAAQARDNAMSKARFEFRWEDQFNISLDPEKARSFHDETLPKESAKIAHFCSMCGPHFCSMKISQDVRDYAAAKGIDEEQALKQGMDEKSQQFLKEGADIYHKI; from the coding sequence ATGAGCGCTGTCCGTAATGAGATTGCTGCCGATGGCGGCAGTAGTGTAAGAATAGATTCCTATCCCGCATCCGAAAAAATCTATGTGCAGGGCAGTCGTCCTGACATCCGAGTGCCGATGCGCAAGATCACCCTGTCCGATACGCCGGCGCATTTCGGCGCGGAAGAAAACCCGCCGTTGTATGTCTATGATACTTCCGGCGTCTACACCGACCCCAACGTAGCAATCAATCTGCATCAAGGTTTGGGACCGGTTCGCGATCAATGGATCGCGGAACGAAACGATACCGAGGAGTTGGCGGGGCCGACTTCAAAGTTTGGCCGCGAAAGACTGGAAGATCCCGATACCGCACATTTTCGCTTCGACCATATCCATAAGCCTAGAAGAGCCGTTGCCGGCGCCAACGTCAGTCAGATGCATTATGCCCGCAAAGGCATCATTACCCCGGAAATGGAATATATCGCCATCCGCGAAAACCAGAACATGGAAGAGATGCGCGAACATTTGAAGGGTCGGCATCCCGGCCAGGCATTCGGCGCCTCCATTCCTGACGTCATCACCCCTGAATTTGTGCGTGATGAAGTGGCGAGGGGCCGCGCCATTATTCCGGCTAACATCAACCATCCGGAGCTGGAGCCGATGATTATCGGCCGTAACTTCCTGGTCAAAATCAACGGCAACCTGGGTAATTCGGCAGTCACGTCCTCGATCGAAGAAGAAGTGGAAAAAATGCTCTGGGGGATTCGCTGGGGCGCCGACACGATCATGGATTTGTCCACCGGTAAAAATATTCATGAAACGCGCGAGTGGATTCTGCGTAATTCACCGGTGCCCATTGGCACAGTGCCGATTTATCAAGCGCTGGAAAAAGTCGACGGCAAGGCCGAAGAGCTGACTTGGGAGATATATCGCGATACCCTGATCGAACAGGCCGAGCAAGGCGTCGATTATTTCACCATTCATGCCGGTGTGCGTCTGCAGCATGTGCCGCTGACCGCGAAACGTATGACCGGAATTGTTTCACGCGGTGGCTCCATCATGGCGAAATGGTGTCTGGCGCATCATACCGAAAGTTTCCTGTACACTCATTTCGAAGAAATCTGCGAAATCATGAAGGCCTATGACGTGTCCTTCTCGTTAGGCGATGGACTGCGTCCGGGATCGATTTACGATGCCAACGACGAAGCGCAATTCGGTGAACTGGAAACCTTGGGCGAGTTAACCAAGATCGCCTGGAAGCACGATGTGCAAACGATGATCGAGGGGCCGGGGCATGTGCCATTGCATATGGTTAAAATCAATATGGACAAGCAGTTGGAAGACTGTCATGAGGCGCCTTTCTATACCTTGGGGCCGCTGACCACCGATATCGCGCCCGGTTATGACCATATTACCTCGGCGATCGGAGCCGCCAACATCGGTTGGTATGGCTGTGCGATGTTGTGTTATGTGACGCAAAAAGAACATCTGGGCTTGCCTAACAAGCAGGACGTGCGTGAAGGTATCGTCACCTATAAGGTCGCCGCTCACGCCGCCGACTTGGCGAAAGGTCATCCCGCTGCGCAAGCACGGGATAATGCCATGTCCAAGGCGCGTTTCGAATTCCGCTGGGAGGATCAATTCAATATTTCATTGGATCCGGAAAAGGCTCGTTCCTTTCATGACGAAACCTTGCCTAAGGAATCGGCCAAAATCGCGCATTTCTGTTCCATGTGCGGCCCTCATTTCTGTTCGATGAAAATCAGCCAGGATGTGCGTGATTACGCCGCGGCAAAAGGCATCGATGAAGAACAGGCATTAAAACAAGGCATGGATGAAAAGTCCCAGCAATTTCTGAAAGAAGGGGCCGACATTTACCATAAGATTTAA
- the nhaR gene encoding transcriptional activator NhaR has product MKRINYQHLFYFWNVVREEGVTRASEKLHLAQPTISAQLAVFEQAVGDKLFYKNGRKLMLTETGRIVFHYADEIFSLGRELSNTLAGRPSGQALRLTVGVADALPKMLVYRLIEPALQLPESVQLHCYEDKADRLLTEISLLGIDLVLSDAPLTPTSDSKAFNHLLGGCPVTVFGTANLADIYRPGFPRSLNGAPFLLPTGNTALRRSLDQWFDAEGISPQIQAEIEDSALIKTFGSGGAGLFVAPSTVAVELERQYNVQSLGRIETVEEKFYAITAQRKLKHPAVTAILENAREQLFE; this is encoded by the coding sequence ATGAAACGCATCAATTATCAGCATCTGTTTTATTTCTGGAACGTCGTTCGTGAGGAAGGCGTCACTCGCGCCAGTGAAAAACTACACCTGGCGCAACCGACAATCAGCGCCCAACTGGCCGTATTCGAACAAGCGGTCGGCGATAAACTCTTCTACAAAAACGGTCGCAAACTGATGTTGACGGAAACCGGCCGCATCGTGTTTCACTATGCCGACGAAATATTCTCCTTGGGTCGAGAACTCAGCAATACCCTGGCGGGACGACCCAGCGGTCAAGCCCTGCGACTGACCGTTGGCGTGGCCGACGCGTTACCGAAAATGTTGGTTTATCGACTGATCGAACCGGCATTGCAATTGCCGGAATCGGTCCAACTGCATTGTTACGAAGACAAGGCAGACCGCCTGTTAACGGAAATTTCGCTACTGGGCATCGACCTGGTCCTATCGGATGCGCCCCTGACCCCGACCAGCGACAGCAAGGCTTTCAACCATCTATTAGGCGGCTGCCCGGTGACCGTATTCGGAACCGCTAACTTGGCCGACATTTACCGCCCAGGCTTTCCTCGCTCCCTGAACGGAGCGCCGTTTTTACTTCCTACCGGCAACACCGCGTTACGACGCTCGCTGGATCAATGGTTCGATGCCGAAGGCATCAGCCCTCAAATCCAGGCGGAAATAGAGGATAGCGCATTGATCAAGACCTTTGGCAGCGGCGGCGCGGGCTTGTTTGTCGCCCCGAGCACGGTCGCAGTTGAACTTGAACGTCAATACAATGTACAAAGCCTGGGGCGTATCGAGACCGTTGAAGAAAAATTTTACGCCATCACCGCGCAAAGAAAACTTAAGCATCCGGCGGTAACAGCAATATTGGAAAATGCGCGGGAACAGTTGTTCGAATAG
- a CDS encoding peptidase domain-containing ABC transporter: MNTSLRTVFHYLQDELEIGVEQADLSRLLIDDDDSAVALKTAAEQFGMRVTEAVLTLDDALAVCGRAMPLLTELGPEQWLILSGFSRGRIEAVLIEGSRIDAQFYRVKEIAHLLKPYQGAARRWFLLEPAEPLAAAKSHDHEDALPPLHRLFGLLRGERHDLLLVLLFSLGTGLLYLATPIAVQALVNTVALGGMLQPLTVLAFILFVFLAFGGVIYVLQTYLVELIQRRIFIGVSADLAQRLPRVDSEVYDRHNGAELVNRFFDVVTIQKAGATLLLSGLSTVLQAVVGLLVLAAYHPLLLVFDIVLTGLIAFILFVLGRKAVTTAIEESKAKYALAAWLETVARNMLTFKSAGGPEFAYQRSDELAHAYLANRKRHYRVVLRQTIGAVTLHAVAGTSLLAIGGLLVIEGQLTLGQLVAAELIVSGVLASFAKFGKQLEGVYDLMAGVDKLGHLLDLPLERSGGEKIDNDTAVELKVTDLVFSYHSKHALIDGLSFILPAGQNLAILCPSGGGKTTLADLLGGLRLPKGGRIELNGVDLSDLSLQSLRRQVAIVNRREVIEDSIIENIRLGRAEIDNAQIREVLDELGLLRELMRLPEGLQTEITAGGSPLASSQLSRLLIARALVGRPVLLVVDGILDDLDEASREQIYQVLFKPERNCSLLMLTRFREVARRCQRLIEWPTGARR, encoded by the coding sequence ATGAACACAAGTCTCAGAACGGTTTTTCATTATCTGCAGGATGAACTGGAGATCGGCGTCGAGCAAGCCGACCTCAGTCGATTGCTGATTGATGATGACGACAGCGCTGTCGCGCTAAAGACAGCCGCCGAGCAATTCGGGATGCGCGTGACCGAGGCGGTGCTGACTTTGGACGATGCGCTGGCGGTATGTGGGCGCGCCATGCCGCTGTTGACCGAACTGGGACCTGAACAATGGTTGATATTATCCGGCTTCAGCCGGGGACGCATCGAAGCCGTATTGATCGAGGGTAGCCGGATAGACGCTCAATTCTATCGCGTCAAGGAAATCGCCCATTTGCTGAAGCCTTATCAAGGCGCCGCCCGCCGCTGGTTCTTGTTGGAGCCGGCCGAGCCGTTGGCGGCGGCCAAGAGTCATGATCATGAGGATGCGCTGCCGCCGCTGCACCGTCTGTTCGGATTGTTGCGCGGCGAACGTCACGATTTGTTGCTGGTGCTGCTGTTTTCGCTGGGCACCGGGCTGCTTTATCTGGCGACGCCGATCGCGGTGCAGGCGCTGGTCAATACCGTGGCTCTCGGCGGCATGCTGCAACCGTTGACTGTGCTGGCCTTCATCCTGTTCGTGTTTCTGGCCTTCGGCGGCGTTATTTACGTGTTGCAGACCTATCTGGTCGAATTAATTCAACGGCGCATTTTCATCGGTGTCTCGGCCGACCTGGCCCAACGTTTGCCGCGCGTCGATAGTGAAGTTTACGATCGGCATAATGGCGCGGAACTGGTGAACCGTTTTTTCGACGTCGTGACGATACAGAAGGCCGGTGCGACGCTGTTGTTGTCGGGGCTGTCGACGGTGTTACAGGCCGTCGTGGGCTTGCTGGTGCTGGCGGCCTATCATCCCTTATTGTTGGTTTTCGATATCGTACTGACGGGTTTGATTGCCTTCATCCTGTTTGTCTTGGGCCGCAAGGCCGTGACTACCGCGATCGAGGAATCGAAGGCCAAATATGCACTGGCCGCCTGGCTGGAAACGGTGGCTCGCAACATGCTGACCTTCAAATCCGCAGGCGGTCCCGAGTTCGCTTATCAGCGCAGCGATGAGTTAGCGCATGCCTATCTGGCCAATCGCAAGCGTCATTACCGCGTGGTGCTGCGGCAAACGATCGGTGCGGTCACGCTGCATGCGGTTGCCGGAACCAGCCTGCTGGCGATCGGCGGCTTGCTGGTCATCGAAGGACAACTGACATTGGGGCAATTGGTCGCCGCCGAGTTGATCGTTTCCGGCGTGCTGGCATCGTTCGCCAAATTCGGCAAGCAACTGGAGGGGGTTTATGATTTGATGGCCGGAGTGGACAAGCTCGGCCATTTACTCGACCTGCCGCTGGAACGCAGCGGCGGCGAAAAAATCGATAACGATACGGCCGTCGAACTGAAGGTGACCGATCTGGTCTTCTCCTATCATAGCAAGCATGCGCTGATCGACGGACTCAGCTTTATTTTGCCGGCAGGACAGAACCTGGCAATATTGTGTCCCTCCGGCGGCGGCAAGACTACGCTGGCCGATTTGCTGGGGGGCTTGCGTTTACCGAAAGGAGGACGGATCGAACTGAACGGCGTCGATTTGTCCGACCTGAGCCTGCAGTCGTTACGCCGGCAAGTGGCCATCGTCAATCGCCGCGAAGTCATCGAAGACAGCATCATCGAAAATATCCGTCTGGGGCGGGCTGAGATCGATAACGCCCAGATCCGTGAGGTATTGGACGAACTAGGGCTGTTGCGGGAGCTGATGCGCTTGCCCGAGGGCCTGCAGACCGAAATCACCGCCGGCGGCTCACCGCTGGCCTCTTCCCAGTTGAGCCGACTGTTGATCGCCCGGGCCTTGGTCGGTCGACCTGTGTTGCTGGTCGTCGACGGCATCCTGGACGATCTCGATGAGGCCTCGCGTGAACAGATTTATCAGGTCTTGTTCAAGCCGGAGAGAAACTGTTCCTTATTGATGTTGACACGCTTTCGCGAAGTTGCCCGGCGATGTCAACGGCTGATCGAATGGCCAACAGGAGCAAGGCGATGA
- a CDS encoding HlyD family secretion protein, producing the protein MRRLRTQNSLTAMSAAQTPRMVSRLARLFAWLFIVIPLVMLFVPWQQNVTGIGRVAAYAPVERQQTVDATVSGRIVQWHVKEGDRVRQGDKLVEIRDFDPLFKDRLQQQQAAASAKVAAKEQELQAYRLQRENLIAVRDIKVATAQYKLDVARQKVRSAVETLAATRATLDAARLQRERLQNLLSDGLVSRREFELAERDLNVALRSRNSTQASLQAARASEQAALADIERIRADAEAKISGVNAYLNKTLSELEESRASLVKFEVALARQQSQVIEAPRDGTILRLLSNPEAQVLKQGDPLAILIPSTDQYAVELWLDGNDAPLTLPGHHVRLQFEGWPAVQFVGWPEVAVGTFGGQVAFVDSTDNGNGKFRVMVVPDEQDRNWPSSRFLRQGVRVRGWVLLNQVTLGYEIWRQLNGFPPMLTPESPLSDIARKRLQ; encoded by the coding sequence ATGAGGCGGTTGCGCACCCAGAATTCGTTGACCGCGATGAGTGCGGCTCAGACTCCGCGCATGGTTTCGCGTCTGGCCCGGCTGTTCGCCTGGCTGTTTATCGTGATCCCGTTGGTGATGTTGTTCGTGCCCTGGCAACAAAACGTCACCGGCATCGGCCGAGTGGCCGCCTATGCGCCGGTCGAGCGTCAGCAAACCGTCGATGCCACCGTTTCCGGTCGCATCGTTCAATGGCACGTCAAGGAAGGCGATCGGGTCAGGCAGGGCGACAAGCTGGTCGAGATCCGTGACTTCGATCCGCTTTTCAAGGATCGTTTGCAACAACAACAAGCGGCCGCTAGCGCGAAGGTTGCGGCGAAAGAGCAGGAGCTGCAGGCCTATCGCTTGCAAAGGGAAAATTTGATTGCGGTGCGGGACATTAAAGTTGCGACCGCTCAATACAAGCTTGATGTCGCCCGACAGAAGGTGCGTTCTGCAGTTGAAACGCTGGCGGCGACGCGGGCGACCTTGGATGCTGCGCGTCTGCAACGGGAACGTCTGCAAAATTTGTTGAGCGACGGCCTGGTTTCTCGGCGTGAATTCGAATTGGCCGAGCGCGATCTGAACGTCGCTCTGCGCAGCCGCAACAGCACGCAGGCTTCGTTGCAGGCGGCCAGAGCTTCGGAACAGGCGGCTCTGGCCGATATCGAACGCATACGCGCCGATGCCGAGGCCAAGATCAGCGGCGTCAACGCTTACCTGAACAAAACCTTGAGCGAATTGGAGGAAAGTCGGGCGAGTCTGGTCAAGTTCGAGGTGGCATTGGCCAGACAACAATCCCAGGTGATCGAGGCGCCGCGCGACGGCACGATCTTGCGTTTGTTGAGCAATCCGGAGGCGCAGGTGCTGAAGCAGGGCGATCCGTTGGCTATCTTGATTCCATCCACCGATCAATACGCGGTAGAGTTGTGGTTGGACGGCAATGATGCGCCGTTGACGCTGCCCGGACATCATGTGCGGCTGCAATTCGAGGGCTGGCCTGCGGTGCAGTTCGTCGGCTGGCCCGAGGTTGCGGTCGGCACCTTCGGCGGTCAGGTCGCGTTCGTCGATTCGACCGACAACGGCAACGGGAAATTCAGGGTCATGGTGGTGCCCGATGAACAAGACCGCAACTGGCCTTCCAGCCGTTTCTTGCGGCAGGGCGTTAGGGTTCGTGGTTGGGTGCTACTCAATCAGGTGACGCTCGGTTACGAGATTTGGCGGCAATTGAACGGCTTTCCGCCGATGTTGACGCCGGAATCGCCGTTGTCCGATATCGCCCGTAAGCGTTTGCAATAA
- a CDS encoding TolC family protein: MSTIERILPALLVMAFLGGCRPLDVAELEPGIDSRVEQRLQQEEGVSLKQWSQTKPQTLSESVSKGTRLDLSLPPLLPGQNGIQGNRIDKEKQQSDKQANDGFWPLTIAEARQMALENNLDLQIALLEPEIAATRVSEEEAKFDQLIFVNAKYGRKDTPLYDGDMVKFSTQDKTSPLYNEEVKLSALPQITDTFNMEAGISVPLLTGGKVTLASPLAHKRTRKGVTSDEYRSALRFSISQPLLRGVGIANNVAGIRIAAYRQRAADVGLRLQSIRVLAAIDRAYWAVYAAWGELDVRRQQYQNAADNLDMVRRRVDEGLTAAVELNRAEIGVAERMEKLVVAQTKLKISQRKLKLLLNDKGLGLDSEHWLAPQTSPQLLGFSFDREQLAQQAMDGRLELLELELKLAADSSKIDYLRNQTLPLFMLDYQYGALGRDNAFGDAYGDAVSGDFQDWSVGLKFELPLSNALRESRLQRAVQQRAQRLATKRLRELNIRREIFDALDLVDQNWQRIVVTRQNVILAGLNYQAELKQFRQGLRTMTEVLEMLTKLGEAQVREVNAIANYQVALVDLAYATGTLLGYSKVGFADS, from the coding sequence ATGAGCACTATCGAGCGAATCCTGCCGGCATTGTTGGTGATGGCATTCCTCGGCGGTTGCCGGCCCCTTGATGTTGCGGAGCTGGAACCGGGCATCGACTCGCGAGTGGAACAGAGGTTGCAACAAGAGGAAGGAGTTTCATTGAAGCAATGGTCGCAGACTAAGCCGCAAACGCTGTCCGAGTCAGTGTCGAAAGGCACGCGTTTGGATTTGTCGTTGCCGCCGCTGTTGCCTGGTCAGAACGGCATTCAAGGAAACCGTATCGACAAGGAGAAGCAACAAAGCGATAAACAAGCGAATGACGGATTTTGGCCGTTGACGATTGCCGAAGCGCGGCAAATGGCGCTGGAAAACAATCTCGACCTGCAGATTGCATTGCTGGAGCCGGAAATCGCCGCGACCCGGGTCAGCGAGGAAGAGGCCAAGTTCGACCAGCTGATTTTCGTCAACGCCAAATATGGACGCAAGGACACGCCGCTGTATGACGGCGATATGGTCAAGTTCAGCACCCAGGATAAGACATCGCCATTGTACAATGAGGAGGTCAAGCTTAGTGCGTTGCCGCAGATCACCGATACCTTCAATATGGAGGCAGGCATCAGCGTGCCGCTGTTGACCGGCGGCAAAGTGACGTTGGCTTCGCCGCTGGCGCACAAACGGACGCGTAAAGGCGTCACTTCCGATGAATATCGTAGCGCCTTGCGTTTCAGCATCAGCCAACCGTTGTTGCGCGGTGTCGGCATAGCCAACAATGTCGCTGGCATCCGTATCGCCGCTTATCGGCAACGCGCCGCCGATGTCGGTCTGCGTCTGCAAAGCATTCGCGTGTTGGCGGCGATCGATCGCGCCTATTGGGCTGTTTACGCCGCCTGGGGCGAATTGGACGTGCGTCGGCAGCAATACCAGAATGCCGCCGACAACTTGGACATGGTCAGACGCCGGGTCGACGAGGGACTGACCGCGGCGGTGGAGCTGAACCGGGCCGAAATCGGCGTCGCCGAGCGGATGGAAAAGCTGGTTGTCGCCCAAACCAAGCTGAAAATCAGCCAGCGCAAGTTGAAACTATTGTTGAATGATAAGGGTTTGGGGCTGGATTCCGAACATTGGCTGGCGCCGCAGACGTCGCCGCAACTGCTCGGATTCAGCTTCGATCGGGAGCAGCTGGCGCAACAGGCTATGGATGGACGATTGGAATTGTTGGAATTGGAATTGAAGCTGGCCGCCGACAGCAGCAAGATCGATTATCTGCGCAATCAGACCCTGCCGCTGTTCATGCTCGATTACCAATACGGCGCGCTGGGCCGCGACAACGCCTTCGGCGACGCCTATGGGGATGCGGTTAGCGGAGACTTTCAGGACTGGTCGGTCGGACTGAAATTCGAATTGCCGTTGAGCAATGCCTTGCGCGAATCGCGATTGCAGCGCGCCGTGCAGCAGCGTGCTCAGCGATTGGCGACGAAACGGCTGCGCGAGTTGAACATACGGCGAGAGATTTTCGATGCGCTGGATTTGGTCGATCAGAACTGGCAACGCATCGTCGTGACCCGGCAGAATGTGATCCTGGCCGGCCTGAATTACCAAGCGGAGCTGAAACAGTTTCGGCAAGGTCTACGCACGATGACCGAAGTGTTGGAAATGCTGACCAAGTTGGGCGAGGCCCAAGTGCGCGAGGTCAATGCGATCGCCAATTATCAGGTCGCGCTGGTCGATCTGGCCTACGCCACCGGCACCTTGCTCGGTTACAGCAAGGTTGGGTTTGCCGATTCCTGA
- a CDS encoding IS4 family transposase — protein sequence MCDSLEERSGVKLTPQALCDRVNSDGAVRFMESALTKALCEAGGSPLTTQEAAWLAPFPRVLLQDSSQIEVNEALTEAFKGSGGNASTASVKIDFSYDVKNEQAEHIAIRQGADSDQGFAGDLLARVRKADLIIRDLGYFSLDAFAQLMQIGAYFLSRLSYTVNLYETADAPAPIKLIQHINRFGGGGQTMEFSLFIGERQRLPIRLVIYRLPREVYRKRQKAAIKTAKRKGRRVRLSYLKFLKYSVFMTNVPADFWPKEALGTLYRLRWQVELTFKHWKSLFRIDLLKGTRPERIRCLLYGRLIVILVVQKLLALAARQAEDEGRELSFDKAIQWLLRHERFLKAFVARQFDTLISKLLASLGRLFKSKRKRRTTRQLIAQQVGYLDSFSDSPEAGCDSNLAPGSCA from the coding sequence TTGTGCGACAGCCTGGAAGAGCGGAGCGGCGTGAAGCTGACGCCACAAGCCTTGTGTGATCGCGTGAACAGCGATGGCGCGGTACGGTTTATGGAATCGGCGCTTACCAAGGCTTTATGCGAGGCCGGCGGATCGCCTTTGACGACACAGGAAGCGGCATGGCTAGCCCCGTTTCCACGGGTTTTACTGCAAGACAGTAGCCAAATCGAGGTTAACGAAGCGTTGACCGAAGCGTTTAAAGGCAGCGGTGGTAATGCTAGCACGGCCAGCGTTAAAATCGATTTCAGCTATGACGTCAAAAACGAACAAGCTGAGCATATCGCGATTCGTCAGGGCGCCGATAGCGATCAGGGATTTGCCGGCGATTTGCTCGCCCGGGTGCGGAAGGCGGATTTGATCATTCGGGATTTGGGCTATTTCAGTTTGGACGCCTTTGCTCAGCTCATGCAGATCGGTGCTTATTTCTTAAGTCGGCTCAGCTATACCGTCAATCTCTATGAGACCGCCGACGCCCCCGCGCCGATCAAGCTGATCCAGCATATCAACCGCTTCGGCGGTGGTGGGCAAACGATGGAGTTTTCACTGTTTATCGGTGAGCGGCAGCGGTTACCCATCCGGTTAGTGATTTACCGGTTACCGCGCGAGGTCTATCGGAAGCGACAAAAAGCCGCGATCAAAACGGCCAAACGCAAAGGGCGCCGAGTACGCTTGTCCTACTTGAAGTTTCTTAAGTATAGCGTTTTCATGACTAACGTCCCCGCAGACTTCTGGCCCAAGGAAGCATTAGGCACCCTATATCGCTTGCGTTGGCAAGTCGAATTGACGTTTAAACACTGGAAATCGCTGTTCCGCATCGATCTCTTGAAAGGCACGCGCCCGGAACGAATCCGTTGTCTCCTCTATGGGCGTCTGATCGTCATTCTGGTCGTGCAGAAGCTGTTGGCACTGGCCGCACGGCAAGCAGAAGACGAAGGCCGTGAACTCTCTTTCGACAAAGCCATCCAATGGCTGTTGCGTCACGAGCGGTTTTTGAAAGCCTTTGTCGCTCGGCAGTTCGACACGCTGATCAGTAAGCTGTTGGCCAGCCTCGGAAGGCTGTTTAAATCCAAGCGAAAGCGGCGTACAACTCGGCAATTGATTGCCCAACAAGTAGGGTACTTGGACAGTTTCTCTGACTCCCCGGAAGCGGGCTGCGATAGCAATTTAGCTCCGGGGAGTTGCGCTTAG